A stretch of DNA from Spirosoma endbachense:
TTGCGGGAATGGTACAACACCCCGACGGTTCGCTGGCGTAGATCTGGTATTCGGTTTTAGGGATTCGGTATTTACAGGGCCTCCTGAAGAATCCCGAATCTCTAAAACCGAATGCTTAAAACTGTAAACCAAAAACTACTTAACGAAAAACACAATGTTGACTCAAGAATCTATACAGGCGTTTGTTGCCGACTGGTACAAAAAATTAGACGTTCACGCACCGATGGTAGAAGTGCTGCCTTTGCTGGCAGATGCTGAACTGGAATGTGTATTCCCTGAGGTAACCGTTTATGGCTATGCCGGTTTTGAAAGCTGGTACCAGCGTGTTATTCGTACATTCTTCGATGAAGTGCATACCGTAACGAAGGCGGAGGCTGATATTCAGGGCGATACGGCTACCGTGGATGTTGTCGTACAGTGGGAAGCAAGCGTCTGGAGCGCACCCGATGCAAGCAGCAAGCGCATTAATGCCGACGCCTATCAGACGTGGAGCTTAAAAGCTGGCCCAGACGGTTCGCCCATCCTCACCAAGTATGTAGTTGATGATTTCGTACCCCGCGAAGGGTCGGCCACTCTATAAAGCTGATTTACGGTAGTTGGTTGACCGGTGCGCCGAAGCTGTCACGCGAATACCTAAACCCGTAAATCATCCCGAAAAATACTAAACCAAAAACTCATGAAACTGAGCGGCAAGAAAATCGGAGTTCTTCTGGAAAGCGACTACTTCGAAAATGAAATCTTCTACTACAAGTTCCGCTTCCCCGAAGAAGGTGCTGACCTGCACTTCCTGACGCGGCTGTGGGGGAATGAACGCATCACCTTCCACGGGCACGAATACAGAGCACCGATGGATTGCTGGGAGAGTTTCGAGAACATGAGCGACGAGGAATTGCGGAGTTATTCAGCCATCATTGTGCCTTCGGGCATGGTGTCAGACCGGCTTCGCTACACCGAAGACGTTGAAAAAATTCCGCCCGCAACGGAGTTTCTGAAACGGGCCTTCGCCGAGAAATCGATCCTCAAAGGAATTATCTGTCATGGTCTTTGGCTGACAGCTCCTGCTACTGAGCTGATAAAAGGGCGGCCATTGGTTTGCCATAACAACCTCATTGGCGACGCCAAAGCATACGGGGCCATCTATACCAACGAAGACGTTGTGGTCGATGGTGATCTGGTAACGGGTCGGTCGGGTGGACACGCCCATCTGTTCGCAAAAAAAATCATTGAGCTTCTATCCACACCTTAACTATGTACATGGCACACGAAGCCAATTCAGGTACTGACTGGCCATTTGCCACTTACCTCGATTCGCCGACTTTCCATTGTACCAATTAATCTATGGCAGACATGGTTTTTTCACACATCGCGCTGTCCTGCGCAGATCCGGCCCAAACCGAACAGTTTTATAGTGAACATTTTGGATTTCGCCGGGGACGGGTAATTCCACTGGGTGGTGATAATGAGATCGTTTTCCTGAAAAACGATCAATCCGTTTATCTGGAGTTGTTCCGGGCCGATGCCGAGAATCCGGGCGTGCCTGTAGCAACGAACGACGGGCCGCATTATGTGGGTATCCGGCACCTTGCCTTTCAGGTTTCCGACGTCGACGCCACCGTGAAAGCCATGGGAAGCGCGGCCGAGATTACCCTGGGGCCACTGGATTTCAGTGACTTTATACCCGGCTGGAAAACCGTCTGGCTCAAAGATCCAGATGGCAATATCGTTGAAATCAGCCAGGGCTATACCGATCAGACAGACTAGTGGCACTCCAGCCAGTATGATTTTTTCAACCTCAAACCTCCAATCAAGCATTTATGGAAACTGACATCACAAACATTTCTCCGGGTGCCGATGGGCAATCCTCCGCTACGCGAACTGCCAACATGCGGATCGACTTCACGTTTTCGGATACAATTTCGGGCTATGTCGTCGAATTTATTCCGACCGAAAAGGCCTTTATTCTGGAAACGTCTGATGGTCGTCAATTCAAGCTGTATCTGATTGCGTCTACCTACGCCCGGTCAGTGCGCAACCTGGATGAGCCGTATCAGGACGCTACGGGAGTCATGTTCGAGATGCTTTCTCAGAAAGGCCAGTTCGTTCATGCCTATGGTACCTTCTATCCGGGTGTTGACGAAGGCGAACCCGTATTTGAAGTGCAGTGGCTGATCTTTCCGGGTCATCACCCAATGGAGTATCGGCATGAAAGCCAGGATTGGTGGATTCACCAGATCAGCTCCATAGCAACAAGCTACCTCAAATGGCAATTCAACTACCCCGAGGAGCCAATTGACTACAGCCGCTATCGGACAATGCTGCACCTGGCCGGAGCCAAAAAAGGAGATTATCTGCAGGAAACCGACACCATCTCCCGCATGATTTACGGATTTGCTTCGGCTTACATGCTAACCGGTAACGATTCGTTTCTGGAAGGTGCCGAAAAAGGAACCGAGTATCTGCGCGAACACATGCGTTTCTTCGATCAGGATGCCGACCTCATTTACTGGTATCACGGCCTGAAACTAGATGGCGCAAAAGAAACAAAACTGCTTACCTCAGAATTCGGCGACGATTACTACTCGATTCCGATGTATGAGCAGATTTATGCGCTTGCCGGACCAACGCAAACCTTCCGCATCACTGGCGATAAAAACATTTTGTTCGACATCGAAAAGACAATTGACCTCTTTGAGATGTATTACAAAGACAAAGAGCAGGAAGGCTATTTCTCCCACATCGACCCAATCGGACTCGATCCTCGCGATGAGTCGCTGGCTCACAACCGCGCCCGTAAGAACTGGAATTCCGTTGGTGACCACGCTCCTGCCTATCTGATTAATTTATACCTGGCTACTGGCGAAAAGAAATACGCCGACTTCCTGGAGTATACCTTCGATACGATCACCAAGTATTTCCCTGACTACGAAAACAGTCCGTTTGTTCAGGAGAAGTTCATGGAAGACTGGAGCAAAGACCAGACCTGGGGCTGGCAGCAAAACCGGGCGGTAGTAGGTCACAACCTCAAAATTGCCTGGAACCTGATGCGTATGCAGTCGCTCACACCGAAGCAGGAATACCTCGACTTTGCCAAGAAGATTGCCGAACTCATGCCCAAAGCGGGTTCTGATCAGCAGCGGGGTGGCTGGTACGATGTTGTCGAACGTCAGGTGAAGCCAAACACAAAGCGCCATCAGTTTGTCTGGCATGACCGCAAAGCGTGGTGGCAGCAGGAGCAGGCGATTCTGGCCTATATGATCCTGTACGGGATTCTGGACGATAAAGAATACGAAAAGCAAGCTCGCGAAGCGGCTGCCTTCTATAATGCCTTCTTCCTGGATACCGACGATGGTGGCGTTTATTTCAACGTTTTCTCCAACGGGATGCCTTATTTGTTGGGTAACGAACGTTTCAAAGGTAGCCACTCGATGAGCGCCTATCACAGCACCGAGTTGTGCTACCTCTCAACGGTATACACCAACCTGCTGATTACCAAACAACCAACGTATTTCTACTTCAAGCCGTATCCAGATTCATTTAAGGATAACATCCTGTATGTATCGCCGGACATTCTGCCTAAAGGAAGCATCTACATCAGTGAATGTTTTATTAACGATGAACCCTACACAAACTTCAACGCCGAAGAACTGACCGTAAAACTGCCAGACTCCAGCGAACAGGTGCGTGTAAAGGTTTTGATTACACCGGTTTAACAGTCGGTCGGTTGGTGAGTTGGTCAATCGGTAAAAATCAAGTTTACCGATTGACCCTTCCTGGCTGACCAACTGACCAAGTCACTGACCAACTAAACACAAACAGGCATGAACGTAACGTCAAGTACGGTTGAGGCCATCACCGTCATCGAAGCATCTGGTAGTATCGACAGCAAAACAGCACCCGAATTCGAACGGACAGCTATCGCGGCTATTCAGGGACAAAAAGAAGTCATCATCGACCTGACCAATGTCGAGTTTTTATCCAGTGCCGGTTTACGGGTACTACTGATGATTTACCGACAGGTAAAAACCCAAAGCGGCAAAGTGGTGCTGGTGGGCACATCCGAAGAAATTCAGGACATCATGGCCAACACCGGGTTTCTATCCTTCTTTATCACGGTCGATACGCTCGACGAAGGCATCAAAACCCTTAAAGCCTCGTAACCATGACCGATAATCGGATTGATTATTACCCAACCCACGAGCATGAGGGCATCAAGTTTCGGCGCGGCCATACACTACCATTCGGAGCAACAATGGTGGCTAATGGTGTCAATTTCAGCATTTACTCCAGCGCTTCGACTTCGTGTACGCTCGTGCTTTTTGAGCGGGGCGAAGCCGAACCATTCGCCGAAATTCCGTTCCCCGATGAATTTCGGATCGGGAATGTGTATTCCATGATCGTTTTTGAGCTCAATTACGAACGGCTCGAATACGGTTATCGGATGGATGGGCCTTATAATCCAGCCGCCGGTCTACGCTTCAATAAGTCGCTCATTCTGAGTGATCCTTATGCAAAAGTTATTGGTGGACGAGATACCTGGCTGAACAAACCCAATTGGGACAATGTGTACCAGTATCGCTCACGGCTGGCTTTCGAAGACTTTGACTGGGAGCACGATCACCCGCTCGAAACACCCATCGAAGATCTGGTGATCTATGAAATGCACGTTCGGGGTTTTACGAAACACGAATCGTCGGGGGTTAAAAATCCGGGCACATTCAGCGCCATCCGCTCCAAGGTGGCCTACCTGAAAGAGCTGGGTATCAATTGCGTCGAGCTACTACCCATCTACGAGTTCGATGAGTGGGAAAATAGTCGCGAAAGCCCCACAACGGGCGAAGTTCTGGTTAATTACTGGGGCTATAGCACCGTTAACTTTTTCGCCCCCAAAGCTGGGTATGCCGCTACGGGTAAGTTTGGGATGCAGGTCGATGAGGTAAAAACGCTCATTAAGGAACTGCACAAAAGCGGCATCGAGGTCATGCTCGATGTGGTTTTCAACCACACTGCCGAAGGCGATCATCGGGGCCCAACGATTTCGTTTCGGGGAATCGACAACAAGACCTATTACATGCTGACGCCGGAAGGCTATTATTTCAACTTCTCCGGCACCGGTAATACGTTGAATTGTAATAATCCGGTGGTTCGTAACATGGTGCTCGATTGCCTGCGTTACTGGGCATCGGAATACCACATCGATGGTTTCCGCTTCGACCTGGCCGCCATTCTTGGGCGTGCTCAGGATGGTCGGCCGCTGAGTAATCCACCCCTGCTGGAGTCGCTGGCTTTTGACCCTATTCTGGCCAAGTGTAAACTGATTGCCGAAGCCTGGGATGCGGGTGGCCTGTATCAGGTTGGCTCCTTCCCAGCCTACGGCCGCTGGGCCGAATGGAACGGTAAATACCGTGATAGCGTCCGCAAGTTTCTGAAGAGCGACCCCGGTGAGGTTGGTGGCATGATTCAGCGGGTTATGGGTTCGCCGGATTTATACAGTCTGCGCGGTCCAACGGCCAGTATCAACTTCATTACCTGCCACGATGGTTTTTCGCTGTACGACATGTTTGCGTATAACGAAAAACACAACGAAGCGAACGGCGAGAACAATAATGACGGAGCGAATGACAATAACTCCTGGAACTGTGGCTGGGAAGGTGAAACCAGTGACCCGGCCATTAACTTCCTGCGTCACAAGCAAGTTAAAAATGCGCTCGCTATTCTGCTGGTAAGCCAGGGCGTACCGATGGTGTTGATGGGCGACGAAGTGGGCCGGACCCAGAAAGGCAATAATAATACCTATTGCCAGGACAATGACCTCAACTGGTTCGATTGGACGCAGCAAGAAACAAACGCCGATCTGTACAATTTTGCCCGGGGCATGATCAATTTCCGGCGCGTACACCCCGTGTTGCGAAGCCCAACTCATTTTCAGTACTGGGACTACGTTGGCAGTGGCTATCCGGACATCAGCTTCCACGGAACCAAAGCCTGGAACTGCGATCGGTCGGCATCAAGTCGGTCCTTTGCCTTCCTGCTCTGTGGTGATCATGCCAAGCAGGGTATTGTGAAAGACGATATGGTGTACGTTGCCATGAATATGTACTGGGGAGGGCTTCATTTCGAGCTGCCTGCGCTGCCCCCCGAAAAAAAATGGTATCTATTCGCCAATACCGATATGCCATCTCCAGTCGACATCTACGAAAACGGACAGGAATCATTACTGGCCAATCAGTCTGATTTTCTGGTTGGTAGCCGTAGCGTAGTTATCCTGATCGGCAAGTAGACAGATTTGTGGTATACGATAGTTGGTGTAAAAGGCAGGTACCAGAACAGATGCTTTACTGCATAATACATCGTATATCATACATCCTAAAACGCATCTTTTTCACCTTAAATCAAGCATTATCATGAGTTTTACAATACTCGCAGAAGCTAAAAAAATTGCCAAGATTACACTGACGGGCGAAATTGATTCGCTTTCGGCAAGAGAGTTCCAGAAAGAGATTGAGAAGATGGCGGCAGAGTCGCCGGATGAGCTGGTACTCTTTGTTGAGAACCTCACGTTCATCTCTTCAGCCGGTTTACGGGTACTGATTTTTGCCAAGCAAAAAATGGGTTCCGGCCTGGCGATCTATATCGTGAAGCCTCAGGAGTCGGTTATTGAAACGCTGGAAAAAACCGGCCTTCAACACAGCGTCAACATCGTGGATCAGTACCTCTAAGGTCGAACCCGAACGGTTCGGCCCGGTGGGAGCGTATTCGCCTGACTGTGGCCCGGTTAAAGGTTGGTACAGATCTGCATAAATAGTTGGGTGAATAGTCTTCCATTGGCCGTTTACAGTGAGTAATCAGTGATCTATTCAGTAACTGACACTGTCCACGGTCAACGGAAGGCTATAAAACTCCCTTCAGACAAGCCACAGTTAAGCGAATGAACTCCCACTGCCCCTGTCCGGGCGTATATCACTTTTCAATCCTATACCGATGGAACGTATAACGTTTCCGGGTACCCTCGATTCGCTTGAGGGTATCCGGCAGATAGTAAAAGAAGAATCCCAGCGGGCCGGATTGTCCAAGAAAGCCGCTTATAATCTCATCCTGGCCATCGATGAGATTGCTACCAATATCATCGTTCATGGCTACGAAGAAACGGGTAATGAAGGACCGGTAGATGTATTAACCGAGAATTCTGACGGCAAACTTACGGTCATTCTCGAAGATGATGCCCCACCGTTCGATCCGCTGAAACGGGAGTTACCCAATGAAGAATTTTTCAATAAGCCTCTCGAAGAGCGGCCCATTGGAGGGATGGGTATACACCTGACGATCAACGCAGTTGATGAATTCAAGTATGAACTGGCCGACAATCGAAACCGCAATATTTTTATCGTAAAAACCGGCGACAACTAAACAAGTAGCGACTTTGGAAATCAGAGATGGTAGAGATTTACAATAAAATCGACTATACAAATCCTTTCCCTGGGTTAAGGAGTTTCGACCACGAAGACTCCTACTTGTTTTTTGGCCGTGATCAACACATCCGCGAACTCAGGACGATGTTGCATACGGCTCCCCTGTTAGCCATTGTCGGCAATTCAGGGAGTGGCAAATCATCACTTATTAAAGCTGGTCTGATTCCTGCCCTACAACGCGAAAGCACAAATTGGTCGGTTATCACCCTAACCCTGGGTGGCAATCCATTTCAAAGTCTTACTGCGGCACTTCAGCAATATTTTACTGATCAGAAAATCGATATCAGCAATCTGGATATCGACCACCTGCTTCGTCACGATCCGGATACGTTAACCAGGCTTCTTCCTAACCAGCAAAAACAATCTACTCTGCTGTTTATTGACCAGTTTGAGGAAATTTTCCGGTATCGACTTGACGACTCAGAGGCAGCTACCCAACAAGACGACGTCACCCTTTTTATTCAGCTGCTTTTGGTGGCCATCCAACAGCGCGATAATCCAATCTTTATCGTGTTGACCATGCGTTCTGACTTTCTGGATTATTGTACACTCTACGAAGGGCTTACTGAGGCCATCAACACAGGGTCGTATCTGCTGCCCAAAATGAATAAGGCCGAAATTCAGGAAGTAATCACTAAACCCATAGAAACATTAGGTGCCCAGATTACACCATCTCTAACCGAAAGACTGCTTCTCGACACAGGCCAGAATGCGCATCAGTTGCCCGTTTTGCAACATGCACTGATGCGCATCTGGAAATGCTGGAAAGAAACGGCCACACCCGATGAGGCAATTGATATTGGGCATTACGAAGCCATCGGCACAATGGCCAATGCCATTTCGATCCACGCCGAAGAATTGTACGCCAGCCTGTCATCGGATAAAAGCAGGCAGGCTGCTGAAAAAATTTTTAAGTCGTTAATTACACTGGGAATCGACGACAGAAGTGTAATTAATTCACTCAGTATCAATAATATAAAAGCAGTAACCGGCTTGCCGGAGTATTTAATTTTCGACATAGTAGATCGTTTTCGGGCGCGCGAAGCGTCTTTTCTGATGCCTTTTGCCGGTACATCGGTTGGCCAGGATACGATTATCAGCATTTCACGGGGCCGGATCGTTCAACTGTGGGAGCGTCTGCTGGTCTGGAGTCAGGAAGAAACTGAATCGGCCAAACTCTACAAAGAAATTGCCAAATCATCGGCACAGTATCAGGAAGGAAAAACAGGTTTGCTGGTTCCTCCTGAACTCCATATTGCGCTCAAGTGGCAGAAAGAAAATAAGCCAACATTAGCCTGGGCTCAACGCTATGACATCTTCTTTGAGCGAGCCATAACCTACCTGGAATATAGCAAAGACCAGTATGAGTTTGAAGTTCAAAGCCGGGAAAAACGCCAGAAACAAGACATCCGCCGAACGCGGATACTGGCCGTTACTGGCATCACATTAGCCGTTCTTGCCATCATAACGGCTATTTATTTTACCCTACTGGCGGGCGAAGCCAAACAGGCACGAAAAGACGCTGAAAGCAATGCGCAAAATGCCCGTCGAGAGCAGCAAAACGCCGAGAACCAGACTAAAGAAGCGGTTTCACAGAGCAAAATTGCCAAGCAGTTGCAGGAAATTGCCGAGCAGCAACGCTTATTAACTGAAGAACAGCAGAAAATCGCCGAATCGCAGCGACAATACGCCCAGGAACAACAAAAACTTGCGATCAGTCAGCAGATCAGGGCCGACAAAGAACGGGGCATTGCCGTTCAGCAGAAAACCCTGGCCGATATTGCAACGGGTATTGCCTCGGCTGCCGAAAAACGAGCCAAAGCCGCCAGTATAATTTCGGATAGTTTGAAAGTGCTGGCCGAAAAGACCAGCGAGCGGGAGAAACAAAATGCGAAAGAAGCGAGTCGGCTGAGTATGCTGGCCATTGCCCAATCCATTGCCATCAAGTCACTTCAGCTTCCCGAAAAAAACAAAGATTCACTACCCAAACTGTTATCGGTAGTCGCGTATCAACTCAATATCGCCAGTGGCGGGCAGCCCAATTCGCCCGCTATTTTTTCTGCCCTATCGAAAGCGGGTGATAAAAAGGCTATTTTTGAGGGACACCGCGACAATGTCAGAGCGGTGGCGATAAAACCCGGCGGAAACTTCATTGCCTCATCGAGCGACGATGGCACGGTTCGGGTCTGGCAACTGGACAACAATCAGGCTGTTACCGTTTTTACACCCACCCGCCGATCGACGGGTGGATTTCGGTCAGTGGCCTTTTCTGGCGATGGTAAACAGTTATTTGCTGGGAATACCGACGGTCGGATCCATGTCTGGGATATCGCCCAGCCGAAAAAAGGAATCTATTATTCGACTACACCCTCGCCAATTTTTGACTTATTACCCTACAAAGATGGCTCACAACTGGTTTCGGTGAGCACATCGGGGAATGTCAGAATCTGGAAAATTACCGACAAAGGGCTCGACTCGCTGGCGCATATCTCGACAGGCTATAAACTCTACGCGGCCCAATTATCTCCCGATGGCACTCATCTGGTTTGTGGATCTGACAACGGACGGCTGGTAGCCATCAATCTGGCCGACAGAACCAAAGCACCCGTGGTTACGAGTCGACCCGAACTCAGAGGAAATCGCGTATCTGCCCTTGCATTTAGTTCAGATGGCAAATCACTGGTCACGGGTAGTTTATCGGGCGAGGTGCTTCTCTGGAATTTTAGCAATAACCGAATTAGTGGTCTGGTATCGTTCCTGCCAGGCGCTCATGTTGCCAGTGTAACCGGTGCGCTTATTTCGCCCAATGGCGAATACATTCTGACGAGTAGTCTGGATGGGTCGGTTCGCATCTGGACTCATGCCGACATTCGGCAGGCCCCAATCATGATCAGCGATTACCGGACCTGGATTATGAATATTACCCTTAGTACGGATGGCAACCGGCTGTTCTATTACGGGGCCGATCAGACAATTCGATCGATGAGCATCAATACAAAGATGCTCTATACGAATGTCCTCAAAGCCGCCAAAGGTAACTTATCTGATCAGGAATGGAATAAACTAATGGCTGGCTACCTGGCACAACCAGGGATCTTACTCAACACAAACTAGCTGAATAATAATATGAAACCAATGATTTACCTGGCGTTTTTAGCTGTGTTTCTGGGCGTTATTGCTTCAGTAACGCCGGCTATTGCCCAAGGTGGATGTGGCGATTATAAAATCAAAGACGCGCAGGATAATTATGACCGGGCCAATTTCAACGAGGTCTTTGAGTTGCTCATACCCTGTCTGAACAATGGATTTGACACAAAGCAAAAGATACTGGCGTATAAGCTGCTTTCATTGACGTATCTGGCTCTCGACTCGACTCAGCAGGCAAATGAGGCCATTGCCCAAATGCTGGTCTACAATCCGGGCTATGAACCGGAGGCCGACTTGCTGCTGCCCTATCGCTTTGTTAACATGGTCAATGTGATCAAGCAGACGCAAACACAGGTTATTCGGGTCACATCGGTCTCTAAAAAACCTGAAGATCTCTATAAGGCTCCGGCCACCGTTATGGTCATCAGCGATGAAGATATTCGTCAGCGTGGCTATACGGATCTGGAAATTCTATTCAGTGATTTACCCGGTTTCGATGTATCCCGGACTTACGGTCTGACGTATTCCAACATCTACCAGCGCGGATACCGCTCCGATAATACAGAACGAACGCTGTTTATGATTGACGGTATTGAAGAGAATGACCTATGGAGCAACATCGTTTACTGGTCTACCCAAATCCCAATTTCGAATGTAAAGCGGGTTGAAATTGTGTATGGGCCAGCTTCCACAATTTACGGAGCAAATGCCTTTCTGGGGGTTGTCAATGTCATTACCAAAACACCAAAGGAGCTATTAGGGAACAAGAAAGCGGCTGTAATCGCCGATTTAGGGTATGGCTCCTACAACACACGCTACGCCGATGTTACGGCGGCAAGTCGCCTGGGAAACATGTCGGTCAGTGTTACAGGCAGGGGCTATTTTTCGAACCTGGCCGATTTGTCAAAATACCAGGAATATGACTTCAATCCGGATGATTATAACAAGGTAAACTACAGGAAGTCACTGAGTTTCAAGGGGGCCAGTAACGCCCAAAAATATGGAATTGGAGGCCCTTATTTTACAACAGTTGGCGATTCAGTTTTGCTGACGGCTGCTGGCATCACCGCTGCCCAGAATCTCGATAAGCAGGCATTACAGCAAACGCCGAATGGTAATCCAGTTGCTTATTCAAATGAATTGAAGGCCTATTATCTGAAAGCAAAACTTGCCTTCAATGATATTACTCTTGGTTTTCAGACCTGGAATCTGAGTGAAGGAACGCTCAATTCTGCCAACGACAATTCGCGGGCTGGGTCAAAAAATGGCAATATCTGGCGGCCAATGCAAAGTCTGGTTTTTGCGGTTTATAACAACGAAATCATCAAAGATAAACTGTCTATCATCAATACAATCCAATATAGAGTGGCAGAAGTTGGTGATCAATCGCGCTCCGTTACATTGCGTAATTATAGTAATCTGGGGCTGACTGCGCTCTCCAGGACGGCCAATGCTCCAATTGCAAGCGACCCTTCCAGCGTTCGATTGGCTTATAACTTAAGTCAAAATACGGTACCTTACTGGGAAACACAGTATTTCTATCAACATTCAAACCAGTTCAGAAACGAGTTGCGCCTGCTGGCTACGCCCAATGACCGGCTGGATCTGGTTGGTGGACTTGAGTTTCGTAGCAGTAGTATTCAGGGTGATTACAAGACAATCACAATAAGCAAGACATTGACCACCCCTATTGATACAAGTGCTAAAGATTATGGCAGAAGCACGCTGGACAATACGGCAGGTGGTAATCTATTTGAATTCTTCAACTTAGGCGCTTTTTTTCAGGGCACTTATGCCGTTAATAGCCTCTTTACGATGACGCTCGGTGGTCGATACGATTACGCCCAAATTCGTAAAACAGGCGGTTATGGATCCGAATTCAACCCAAGAATTGCCTTGATCTTTACTCCTGGCCGGCTGGCTTTCAAAGCCATCTATGCAAAAGCATTTCAGGATGCGTCCAGCCGTGACCGGTACGCCATCAGTTCGACTCGTTTACTATCGAACCCAACGCTTCAACCCGACCGTATCGACAATTTTGAGCTTGCCGTTACGTATGCACAGAGCAGCCGAACACAGATA
This window harbors:
- a CDS encoding DJ-1/PfpI family protein, whose amino-acid sequence is MKLSGKKIGVLLESDYFENEIFYYKFRFPEEGADLHFLTRLWGNERITFHGHEYRAPMDCWESFENMSDEELRSYSAIIVPSGMVSDRLRYTEDVEKIPPATEFLKRAFAEKSILKGIICHGLWLTAPATELIKGRPLVCHNNLIGDAKAYGAIYTNEDVVVDGDLVTGRSGGHAHLFAKKIIELLSTP
- a CDS encoding STAS domain-containing protein, with the protein product MSFTILAEAKKIAKITLTGEIDSLSAREFQKEIEKMAAESPDELVLFVENLTFISSAGLRVLIFAKQKMGSGLAIYIVKPQESVIETLEKTGLQHSVNIVDQYL
- a CDS encoding VOC family protein; its protein translation is MADMVFSHIALSCADPAQTEQFYSEHFGFRRGRVIPLGGDNEIVFLKNDQSVYLELFRADAENPGVPVATNDGPHYVGIRHLAFQVSDVDATVKAMGSAAEITLGPLDFSDFIPGWKTVWLKDPDGNIVEISQGYTDQTD
- a CDS encoding ATP-binding protein, whose translation is MERITFPGTLDSLEGIRQIVKEESQRAGLSKKAAYNLILAIDEIATNIIVHGYEETGNEGPVDVLTENSDGKLTVILEDDAPPFDPLKRELPNEEFFNKPLEERPIGGMGIHLTINAVDEFKYELADNRNRNIFIVKTGDN
- a CDS encoding AGE family epimerase/isomerase codes for the protein METDITNISPGADGQSSATRTANMRIDFTFSDTISGYVVEFIPTEKAFILETSDGRQFKLYLIASTYARSVRNLDEPYQDATGVMFEMLSQKGQFVHAYGTFYPGVDEGEPVFEVQWLIFPGHHPMEYRHESQDWWIHQISSIATSYLKWQFNYPEEPIDYSRYRTMLHLAGAKKGDYLQETDTISRMIYGFASAYMLTGNDSFLEGAEKGTEYLREHMRFFDQDADLIYWYHGLKLDGAKETKLLTSEFGDDYYSIPMYEQIYALAGPTQTFRITGDKNILFDIEKTIDLFEMYYKDKEQEGYFSHIDPIGLDPRDESLAHNRARKNWNSVGDHAPAYLINLYLATGEKKYADFLEYTFDTITKYFPDYENSPFVQEKFMEDWSKDQTWGWQQNRAVVGHNLKIAWNLMRMQSLTPKQEYLDFAKKIAELMPKAGSDQQRGGWYDVVERQVKPNTKRHQFVWHDRKAWWQQEQAILAYMILYGILDDKEYEKQAREAAAFYNAFFLDTDDGGVYFNVFSNGMPYLLGNERFKGSHSMSAYHSTELCYLSTVYTNLLITKQPTYFYFKPYPDSFKDNILYVSPDILPKGSIYISECFINDEPYTNFNAEELTVKLPDSSEQVRVKVLITPV
- a CDS encoding STAS domain-containing protein is translated as MNVTSSTVEAITVIEASGSIDSKTAPEFERTAIAAIQGQKEVIIDLTNVEFLSSAGLRVLLMIYRQVKTQSGKVVLVGTSEEIQDIMANTGFLSFFITVDTLDEGIKTLKAS
- the glgX gene encoding glycogen debranching protein GlgX, with protein sequence MTDNRIDYYPTHEHEGIKFRRGHTLPFGATMVANGVNFSIYSSASTSCTLVLFERGEAEPFAEIPFPDEFRIGNVYSMIVFELNYERLEYGYRMDGPYNPAAGLRFNKSLILSDPYAKVIGGRDTWLNKPNWDNVYQYRSRLAFEDFDWEHDHPLETPIEDLVIYEMHVRGFTKHESSGVKNPGTFSAIRSKVAYLKELGINCVELLPIYEFDEWENSRESPTTGEVLVNYWGYSTVNFFAPKAGYAATGKFGMQVDEVKTLIKELHKSGIEVMLDVVFNHTAEGDHRGPTISFRGIDNKTYYMLTPEGYYFNFSGTGNTLNCNNPVVRNMVLDCLRYWASEYHIDGFRFDLAAILGRAQDGRPLSNPPLLESLAFDPILAKCKLIAEAWDAGGLYQVGSFPAYGRWAEWNGKYRDSVRKFLKSDPGEVGGMIQRVMGSPDLYSLRGPTASINFITCHDGFSLYDMFAYNEKHNEANGENNNDGANDNNSWNCGWEGETSDPAINFLRHKQVKNALAILLVSQGVPMVLMGDEVGRTQKGNNNTYCQDNDLNWFDWTQQETNADLYNFARGMINFRRVHPVLRSPTHFQYWDYVGSGYPDISFHGTKAWNCDRSASSRSFAFLLCGDHAKQGIVKDDMVYVAMNMYWGGLHFELPALPPEKKWYLFANTDMPSPVDIYENGQESLLANQSDFLVGSRSVVILIGK